The proteins below come from a single Molothrus ater isolate BHLD 08-10-18 breed brown headed cowbird chromosome 3, BPBGC_Mater_1.1, whole genome shotgun sequence genomic window:
- the SPRED2 gene encoding sprouty-related, EVH1 domain-containing protein 2 isoform X2: MASPSSDSYIVRVKAVVMTRDDSSGGWLPQEGGGLSRVGVCKVTYPEGNGRSGFLIHGERQKDKLVVLECFVKKDLVYTKANPTFHHWKVDNRKFGLTFQSPADARAFDRGVRKAIEDLIEGSTTSSSTLHNEAEVGDDDVFTNATDSSSNSSQKREQPVRTLASPASCEHRRICTRGHLHDHYSSDHYHLEQSVPRSYRHVNFPDDDEEIVRINPREKIWMTGYEDYRHAPARGKNFDPDDMDSYVRFAKSEASKHEYTYPYVDNSDFDLGEDTKGAVIKTQPVKFKPRRKEDGERSRCVYCRDMFNHEENKRGQCQDAPDRVKTCIHRVSCMWCADTMLYHCMSDPEGDYTDPCSCDTSDEMFCLRWMALIALSFIAPCMCCYLPLRACYHCGVMCRCCGGKHKAAG, from the exons TGACAGCTATATTGTGCGAGTCAAAGCTGTGGTTATGACCCGAGATGACTCCAGTGGGGGATGGTTGCCGCAAGAAGGAGGCGGTCTCAGTAGAGTTGGCGTCTGCAAGGTCACGTACCCGGAGGGCAATGGAAGAAGTGGATTTCTAATCCATGGTGAAAGGCAGAAAGACAAACTG GTGGTGCTGGAGTGCTTTGTGAAGAAGGACCTGGTGTACACAAAGGCAAACCCCACCTTCCACCACTGGAAAGTTGACAACAGAAAGTTTGGGCTCACCTTTCAAAGCCCCGCTGACGCTCGAGCCTTCGACAGAGGAGTGAGGAAAGCCATCGAGGACCTCATTGAAG GATCTACAACTTCCTCGTCCACCCTTCACAACGAGGCCGAGGTCGGCGACGATGATGTCTTCACT AATGCTACAGATAGCTCCTCCAACTCCTCTCAGAAAAGGGAACAGCCTGTGCGAACTCTGGCTTCTCCTGCATCCTGTGAACATCGAAGAATTTGCACTCGTGGACACCTTCACGACCATTACAGCTCTGACCACTACCATCTAGAACAA TCAGTACCACGATCCTACCGGCACGTCAACTTTCCAGATGATGATGAGGAGATAGTGCGCATCAATCCTCGGGAGAAGATTTGGATGACTGGGTATGAGGATTATCGCCATGCCCCAGCACGAGGAAAGAACTTTGATCCTGATGACATGGACTCCTACGTACGTTTTGCCAAAAGCGAGGCCTCAAAACACGAATACACTTATCCTTATGTAGACAACTCGGACTTTGACCTGGGTGAAGATACCAAGGGTGCTGTGATAAAGACTCAACCTGTCAAATTCAAGCCCAGGCGGAAGGAAGATGGTGAGAGGTCGCGGTGCGTGTACTGCAGGGACATGTTCAACCACGAGGAGAACAAGCGGGGTCAATGCCAGGATGCTCCAGACCGCGTCAAGACTTGCATCCATCGAGTGAGCTGTATGTGGTGCGCAGACACTATGCTCTATCACTGTATGTCCGACCCAGAAGGAGACTATACAGATCCTTGCTCGTGTGACACCAGTGATGAAATGTTTTGCCTCCGGTGGATGGCCCTTATCGCCTTGTCTTTCATTGCTCCATGTATGTGCTGTTACTTGCCGCTTCGGGCTTGTTACCACTGTGGGGTCATGTGCAGGTGCTGTGGTGGAAAACACAAAGCTGCTGGATGA
- the SPRED2 gene encoding sprouty-related, EVH1 domain-containing protein 2 isoform X1 codes for MSLDGEKMTEEAYPDDDSYIVRVKAVVMTRDDSSGGWLPQEGGGLSRVGVCKVTYPEGNGRSGFLIHGERQKDKLVVLECFVKKDLVYTKANPTFHHWKVDNRKFGLTFQSPADARAFDRGVRKAIEDLIEGSTTSSSTLHNEAEVGDDDVFTNATDSSSNSSQKREQPVRTLASPASCEHRRICTRGHLHDHYSSDHYHLEQSVPRSYRHVNFPDDDEEIVRINPREKIWMTGYEDYRHAPARGKNFDPDDMDSYVRFAKSEASKHEYTYPYVDNSDFDLGEDTKGAVIKTQPVKFKPRRKEDGERSRCVYCRDMFNHEENKRGQCQDAPDRVKTCIHRVSCMWCADTMLYHCMSDPEGDYTDPCSCDTSDEMFCLRWMALIALSFIAPCMCCYLPLRACYHCGVMCRCCGGKHKAAG; via the exons TGACAGCTATATTGTGCGAGTCAAAGCTGTGGTTATGACCCGAGATGACTCCAGTGGGGGATGGTTGCCGCAAGAAGGAGGCGGTCTCAGTAGAGTTGGCGTCTGCAAGGTCACGTACCCGGAGGGCAATGGAAGAAGTGGATTTCTAATCCATGGTGAAAGGCAGAAAGACAAACTG GTGGTGCTGGAGTGCTTTGTGAAGAAGGACCTGGTGTACACAAAGGCAAACCCCACCTTCCACCACTGGAAAGTTGACAACAGAAAGTTTGGGCTCACCTTTCAAAGCCCCGCTGACGCTCGAGCCTTCGACAGAGGAGTGAGGAAAGCCATCGAGGACCTCATTGAAG GATCTACAACTTCCTCGTCCACCCTTCACAACGAGGCCGAGGTCGGCGACGATGATGTCTTCACT AATGCTACAGATAGCTCCTCCAACTCCTCTCAGAAAAGGGAACAGCCTGTGCGAACTCTGGCTTCTCCTGCATCCTGTGAACATCGAAGAATTTGCACTCGTGGACACCTTCACGACCATTACAGCTCTGACCACTACCATCTAGAACAA TCAGTACCACGATCCTACCGGCACGTCAACTTTCCAGATGATGATGAGGAGATAGTGCGCATCAATCCTCGGGAGAAGATTTGGATGACTGGGTATGAGGATTATCGCCATGCCCCAGCACGAGGAAAGAACTTTGATCCTGATGACATGGACTCCTACGTACGTTTTGCCAAAAGCGAGGCCTCAAAACACGAATACACTTATCCTTATGTAGACAACTCGGACTTTGACCTGGGTGAAGATACCAAGGGTGCTGTGATAAAGACTCAACCTGTCAAATTCAAGCCCAGGCGGAAGGAAGATGGTGAGAGGTCGCGGTGCGTGTACTGCAGGGACATGTTCAACCACGAGGAGAACAAGCGGGGTCAATGCCAGGATGCTCCAGACCGCGTCAAGACTTGCATCCATCGAGTGAGCTGTATGTGGTGCGCAGACACTATGCTCTATCACTGTATGTCCGACCCAGAAGGAGACTATACAGATCCTTGCTCGTGTGACACCAGTGATGAAATGTTTTGCCTCCGGTGGATGGCCCTTATCGCCTTGTCTTTCATTGCTCCATGTATGTGCTGTTACTTGCCGCTTCGGGCTTGTTACCACTGTGGGGTCATGTGCAGGTGCTGTGGTGGAAAACACAAAGCTGCTGGATGA